In Kazachstania africana CBS 2517 chromosome 4, complete genome, the following are encoded in one genomic region:
- the KAFR0D00490 gene encoding uncharacterized protein (similar to Saccharomyces cerevisiae FRM2 (YCL026C-A); ancestral locus Anc_1.49), with amino-acid sequence MSTSSFLSTIASRRTIYELKPELPAGVTIEHVQNAVQQIIKETPTAFNCQLLRAVVLTGETHKKVWDHVASAMPDAGAKKRPESVRDEAYGSVIFFTDDNITKKLQSDFAAFAEVFPRLGAHSSGASQINSWAAIESLGLGAHLQHYNDLVRAALPEKIPANWGVHSQLCFGARAGQPGEKTYINNPVEIFN; translated from the coding sequence atgTCTACTTCCTCTTTCTTAAGCACTATTGCCTCCCGTCGTACCATCTATGAACTAAAACCAGAATTACCAGCTGGTGTCACCATAGAACATGTCCAAAACGCTGTTCAACAAATCATCAAGGAAACTCCAACCGCTTTCAACTGTCAATTACTTCGTGCTGTCGTTTTGACTGGTGAAACCCATAAGAAGGTTTGGGATCACGTTGCCAGCGCCATGCCAGATGCTGGTGCCAAGAAGAGACCAGAATCCGTCAGAGACGAAGCTTACGGTTctgtcattttcttcactgATGACAACATCACCAAGAAATTACAATCTGACTTTGCTGCTTTTGCTGAAGTCTTCCCACGTTTAGGTGCTCACTCTTCCGGTGCTTCTCAAATTAACTCCTGGGCTGCTATTGAATCCTTAGGTTTAGGTGCTCATTTACAACATTACAACGACCTTGTCAGAGCCGCTTTACCAGAAAAGATCCCAGCTAACTGGGGTGTTCACTCTCAATTATGTTTCGGTGCCAGAGCTGGTCAACCAGGTGAAAAGACCTACATCAACAACCcagttgaaattttcaattaa